From the genome of Streptomyces spinoverrucosus:
TGCGCAGTTCGTAGACCCGCACCGGGATCGCGATCTTGTGGAAGGTCACATAGCTGACGGCACCCGAGTCCCGGCTCTGGTACGGACACGTCTCGACGGAGGTCCCGAAGTCCGCCTCGCCCACGCAGACGATCGCCACCGCGTCGGCGGCGTCACCGGCCTTCCAGTTGCCGGGGAGCTGGTTGGTGTACTCGGTGTTGCCGTAGAACAGCGCGCGGTTGGTGCCCTTGCCCATCGGCTTGGCGGCGCTGTACTTGGCCGGCTGGGAGCAGTACTCGGGCTGTTCGTCCTGCGTTCCCTGCAGCAGGGTGCGGACGTTGTCCAGCTCGATGGCGTGCGTGGCCTTGGTGATGCCCGCGCGGGCCCGGTTCCCGAGGTTGTCCTCGGGATACTCGTCGAGCAGCTGCCGGTAGCGCGCCTTGGCCGTCTCCCAGTCGCTGCCCTTCATGAGGTTGTCGCCGCAAGCGACGAGCGCGCCGGGCGCGACCCGGTTCGCGGTGTCGGCGGACCGGTCGAGCTGGTCGCGGGTCGGCTCACGGTCGCGGAGCCAGTCGGTGATCTTGACGGTGCCGCAGGGGCTGTTCGTGGGCAGGCCGTCGAGGAATCCGTCCAGGACCGTGCGGACGGTCTGCTCGTGGCCGGGCTCGCGGAGCACGGAGGAGAGGATGCCGAAGCCCTGCTCCAGAGCCTCGGTGTTGCTGCGCAGACCGCTGTCCAGCAGGACCTCCGCCGTCCCCAGTCGGCGGCATTCCTCGACCACCTCGTCGCCCCGGGCACTGAGCGGGGCGTCGGCCATGCGATGCCCGGCCCACACCTTCTCCTGCGCGGCGAACACCCCGGCGCAGTCGCCCTTGTCGCGGGCCTCGGTGACGCTCCGCCCGATGCGGGTGGCGTCGTACCGCAGCAGTCCCACCGCCAGCAGCACCGGCAGCGTGACGCAGACCGCGACCAGGCGCTGTCCGCGCGCGGCGACCCGGGGCGTGCCACGGCTCGCCAGGAACCACCCGTGGGCGATGACCGCCACCCACCACACCAGCGCGGCGATCTCGTACCCCCAGGAGGCGGTGGAGACGAGCGCGGAGACGAGGACGACCGTGCCCAGCACCGCCGTGACGGCGAGCTTGCGCCGCCCGATCAGCAGGTAGCCGACGCCGAGCAGGGAGGCGTTGCCGAGGGCCACCGCCAGTGGGTCGTACCGCCGGGGCCGGGGTGGCGGTCCGGGTGGTTCCGGTGGGACGGGCATGGTGTACGTCGGCTGGTCCATCCTGCTGCTCCCCCTGGCGTGAACGTCAATTTCCGTGCGTGCCGGTGCCGTTGACGTCCGGCAGTTCGGGCACGGCCTTTATACGGGGCAGACTTGGGGAGGGGTCCCGAAGCGTCAAGCCCACCCTGGAGAGCAGCACCCGCGACGAACACCGGAACACCACCAGAACACCAGGAGATCCGCGATGTCCCGCTCCGCCAGCCTCGCGCGCGGTGTCGCGCCCGCCCAGCCCGGCACCCTGCACGCCCGCACGGTCACCGGCGATCTCAGCGCCCCGCCCCGGCCGGGTCTGACGGTGTGCTTCGGGCGTGGGGAGAAGCCCGACGTGGATCTGGGCGTCGGCGTGGACGACCTGAGGGTGAGCCGCCGGCACGGGGAGCTGACGTTCCGGCAGGGACAGTGGTGGCTGCGCAACACGGGACAGCAACTCGTACGACTCCCCCGGGGCCGGATGATGCACACCAGCACCGAGCCGATCCCGCTCGCCACCGGCTACACCCCGCTGTTCGTGAAGGGCTCGGGCCACCGGGAACACCTGGTCGAGCTGTATGTGGCGGGCCACGACGACCGGGGCCCGGTCTCCCGCCGCCGCGCCGAGACCCTGCGCCCGGAGACCTGGGCCCTGGACGACGACGAGCGGCTGCTGCTGGTCGTGCTCGGCCAGCGGTATCTGCTGTACGAGCAGGACCCGCGCCCCTTGAGCTACGGCCGGGCCGCCGAGCAACTCGCCTATCTGCACCCGGACGGCAGGTGGACCGAGCGCCGGATCGAGTACCGGGTCGAGGCGGTTCGCCGCCGGCTGGACGGCACCGGCTTCAAGTACCCGCTGATGCACGACCGTTCGGAGGGCCGCCCCTCCGACAACAGCCTGCTGCACAACCTCCTGAAGGGCCTGGTGGAGTCGACCACGCTCGTGCCGCCGGACCTGGACCTGCTGGAGGACGACGACGACACCAACTCTCCATCATGAGTGCGCCTCATGGAACCTCTGGGTAGAGACTGCGGAGCGTCCCTCACTCCCAGTAGGTTCGAGGCACGCGCGCGTGACCGGGTGCGCGTCCTGGGCACAGGCGAGGGGGAGAACCGTGCGTCCCGGAGACGAGTTCGCCGGCCGCTATGTCCTCAGAGAGGTCATCGGCGCCGGGCGGAGCGGCGAGGTGTGGCTGGCCCACGACACGGTGGTGGGGCAGGACGTCGCGTTGAAGCCGGAGTTGATCGAGGGCGACCGCGAGACGGCGGTGCGACGGCTGCTGGCCGAGCCCCGCGCGCTGGCCAAGTTCCGCGACCATCCGCACGTCGTGACACTGTTCGACGTCGTGACCGTGGAGAAGGACGGCGAGGAGACGTACTGGTTCGTCATGGAGTACGTCCCCGGCGGCGGCCTGGACCGGCAGCCGCCGTTGTCCTGGCAGCGGGCGGCCCGGATCGGTGCCGAGCTCGCCGACGCGCTCGCGGCGCTGCACGAGGCGGGGATCGTGCACTGTGACGTCAAACCCGCCAACGTGGGCCTCACCCGGCGCGGTACGGCGAAGCTGCTGGACTTCGGTGCCGCGCACCGGACGGGCGGCGCCGAGACGATCACCAGCAACGGCCCGCTCAGCTTCACCCCGGACTACGCCGCCCCCGAACTGGCCCGGGGCCACCTCCCCCGTCCCGCCTCGGACGTGTTCTGCCTGGCCGCCACCCTGTACGCGCTGGTCACCGGGGCGCCGCCGCGCGGCGGGGAGTCCGGGGACGGCGGGGACGGCGGGACGGACACCGAGCGCCTGACGTACTGGAAGGCCGAGCAGGGCGTCGTGGAGATGGACGCCGAGGCCGTGGGCCCGCTGTATCCGGTACTCACCGCCATGCTCCGGCGCGACCCACGGCAACGCCCCGACGCCGCCGAGGCCGGACGGCTGCTGGCCG
Proteins encoded in this window:
- a CDS encoding FHA domain-containing protein, whose protein sequence is MSRSASLARGVAPAQPGTLHARTVTGDLSAPPRPGLTVCFGRGEKPDVDLGVGVDDLRVSRRHGELTFRQGQWWLRNTGQQLVRLPRGRMMHTSTEPIPLATGYTPLFVKGSGHREHLVELYVAGHDDRGPVSRRRAETLRPETWALDDDERLLLVVLGQRYLLYEQDPRPLSYGRAAEQLAYLHPDGRWTERRIEYRVEAVRRRLDGTGFKYPLMHDRSEGRPSDNSLLHNLLKGLVESTTLVPPDLDLLEDDDDTNSPS